A window of Luteolibacter flavescens contains these coding sequences:
- a CDS encoding hybrid sensor histidine kinase/response regulator: MSANGLNAASPAADAPPNHQWVNRAEMETLRQKLREVQETLDAIQSGDVDAVVVSGDHGSQIYTLSGAEEPYRIYVEQMREGAVTATEGGMVLYCNKRFADFVGLPLERVISAGVADFLRPGVWEEIVRGLADSDFVKTETEIAHGAGVLPVLITGSRVATTEDPVLCLVVTDLSAQKEKERLTLANEVAEAANRAKDSFLAVLSHELRTPLTPALMGTYLLEEDATLGPQAKELVKMIRKNVEVETRLIDDLLDLTRVTEGKIQLRKELVDLHHVVAEAVKVCAPGLVEQSQTITQDLQATSSQIHGDPVRIQQILWNLIRNASKFSRPGTAIAIRSWNDANGNVQVSVQDQGIGIEPQIMAKLFKPFEQGGEDMTRKFGGLGLGLVISKSLAELHEGGRIEAHSPGKDQGSTFTLRFRTSSATPREEVTSRTEMPAKARVLVVEDNRDARMAVVLWLRTLEYEVTEADCVATALQLAGTREFDILISDIGLPDATGYELMSGLRGKGIIGIAMSGYGQHDDVEKSKEAGFSDHLIKPVAPKTLESALAAALKRSKAGAGVVG, from the coding sequence ATGAGTGCCAACGGCCTGAACGCCGCCTCCCCTGCCGCCGACGCCCCGCCGAATCACCAGTGGGTGAACCGGGCGGAAATGGAAACCCTGCGCCAGAAGCTGCGCGAGGTGCAGGAAACGCTGGATGCCATCCAGTCCGGCGACGTGGATGCGGTGGTGGTGAGCGGTGACCATGGCAGCCAGATCTACACGCTGAGCGGCGCGGAGGAGCCCTACCGGATCTACGTGGAGCAGATGCGCGAGGGCGCGGTGACGGCCACGGAGGGCGGGATGGTGCTGTATTGCAACAAGCGCTTCGCGGACTTCGTGGGGCTGCCGCTGGAGCGCGTGATCAGCGCGGGTGTGGCGGATTTCCTGCGACCCGGCGTGTGGGAGGAGATCGTGCGCGGGCTGGCGGACAGTGATTTCGTGAAGACGGAGACGGAGATCGCCCATGGCGCGGGCGTGCTACCGGTGCTGATCACCGGCAGCCGCGTCGCCACCACGGAGGACCCGGTGTTGTGCCTGGTGGTGACGGACCTCTCCGCGCAAAAGGAGAAGGAGCGCCTCACGCTGGCGAACGAGGTGGCCGAGGCGGCGAACCGCGCGAAGGACTCCTTCCTCGCGGTGCTGAGCCACGAGCTGCGCACGCCGCTGACCCCGGCACTGATGGGCACCTATCTTCTGGAGGAGGACGCCACGCTCGGCCCGCAGGCAAAGGAGCTGGTGAAGATGATCCGCAAGAACGTGGAGGTAGAGACCCGCCTCATCGATGACCTGCTGGACCTGACGCGCGTGACCGAGGGGAAGATCCAGCTCCGCAAGGAACTGGTGGACCTTCACCACGTGGTGGCCGAGGCCGTGAAGGTCTGCGCCCCGGGCCTGGTGGAGCAGTCGCAGACGATCACACAGGACCTTCAAGCCACATCATCTCAGATCCACGGGGACCCGGTGCGGATCCAGCAGATCCTGTGGAACCTGATTCGCAATGCCAGCAAGTTCAGCCGGCCCGGGACCGCCATCGCCATCCGCTCGTGGAATGATGCGAATGGGAACGTGCAGGTTTCCGTGCAAGACCAGGGCATCGGCATCGAGCCGCAGATCATGGCGAAGCTCTTCAAGCCCTTCGAGCAAGGGGGCGAGGACATGACGCGGAAGTTCGGCGGGCTCGGCCTCGGGCTGGTGATCAGCAAGTCGCTGGCGGAGCTGCACGAGGGCGGACGGATCGAGGCGCACAGCCCGGGCAAGGACCAGGGCAGCACTTTCACGCTGCGCTTCCGTACGTCCTCCGCGACGCCGCGCGAGGAGGTGACGAGCCGCACCGAGATGCCTGCAAAGGCGCGCGTGCTCGTGGTGGAGGACAATCGCGACGCGCGCATGGCCGTGGTGCTGTGGCTGCGCACGCTGGAGTACGAGGTGACGGAGGCAGATTGCGTGGCGACCGCGCTCCAGCTCGCCGGGACGCGCGAATTTGACATCCTGATCAGCGACATCGGCCTGCCGGATGCGACTGGCTACGAGCTGATGTCCGGGCTGCGCGGCAAGGGCATCATCGGCATCGCCATGAGCGGCTACGGCCAGCATGACGACGTGGAGAAGTCGAAGGAAGCAGGCTTCTCCGACCACCTCATCAAACCGGTGGCACCGAAGACTCTGGAGAGCGCACTGGCAGCGGCATTGAAGCGGTCGAAGGCGGGTGCCGGTGTGGTCGGTTAG
- a CDS encoding circadian clock KaiB family protein: MIPEIQSDAADGGSDGAPSASDLAKLEFDRLISGSPDESFYKMTLFVTGHTAKSILAVATVRKLCEEHLAGRYELEVVDIYQSPERLAGDQIVAAPTLFKREPVPEQKVVGNLHDRERVLMALNLKTRPEVNWAEL; encoded by the coding sequence ATGATTCCAGAAATCCAGAGCGACGCGGCCGATGGCGGCTCCGACGGCGCTCCATCGGCCAGTGATCTGGCGAAGCTGGAATTTGACCGGCTGATCAGCGGATCGCCGGACGAGTCCTTTTACAAGATGACGCTCTTCGTCACCGGCCACACGGCGAAGTCCATCCTGGCGGTGGCCACGGTGAGAAAGCTGTGCGAGGAGCATCTGGCCGGTCGCTACGAGCTGGAGGTGGTGGACATCTACCAATCCCCGGAGCGCCTGGCGGGCGACCAGATCGTGGCCGCGCCGACGCTCTTCAAGCGCGAGCCGGTGCCGGAGCAAAAGGTGGTGGGAAATCTCCACGACCGCGAGCGCGTGCTGATGGCGCTGAACCTTAAAACCCGGCCCGAGGTCAACTGGGCAGAACTCTGA
- a CDS encoding circadian clock KaiB family protein — translation MSTDDPTRPPDAPGIPHENGNGHQPWELMLFVAGQSPKSVMAYANLRKACDHYLPGRYRIELVDLTRGQASLAKQYQVVAIPTLIRKQPDPQKRIIGSLSDIQRLVNDLDLGSPILNPPSTPS, via the coding sequence ATGAGCACGGACGACCCGACCCGACCGCCGGATGCCCCGGGCATCCCCCATGAGAACGGGAACGGCCACCAGCCATGGGAGCTGATGCTCTTCGTGGCCGGCCAGAGCCCGAAATCCGTGATGGCGTATGCGAACCTGCGGAAGGCCTGCGACCACTACCTGCCCGGCCGCTACCGCATCGAGCTGGTGGATTTGACACGCGGACAAGCGTCGCTTGCAAAGCAGTACCAGGTGGTCGCTATTCCCACCTTGATCCGGAAACAGCCGGACCCCCAGAAGCGGATCATCGGCAGCCTCTCTGACATCCAGCGACTTGTAAACGACCTCGATCTCGGCTCGCCGATCCTGAACCCTCCTTCCACTCCATCATGA